A single Gambusia affinis linkage group LG20, SWU_Gaff_1.0, whole genome shotgun sequence DNA region contains:
- the si:ch73-256g18.2 gene encoding small integral membrane protein 36, producing MGFMEFYLEIDPVTLNLIILVASYVILLLVFLISCILYDCRGKDPTKEYAPDSTPAPQSQSPIRLVVMQNSPTSGRCEPNNTSGHPEPPTPDLSRERAEREREKRSTLV from the coding sequence ATGGGTTTTATGGAGTTCTACCTGGAGATTGACCCCGTCACCCTCAACCTCATCATCCTGGTGGCGAGCTATGtcatcctcctcctcgtcttcctcatcTCCTGCATCCTGTACGACTGCCGTGGCAAAGACCCCACCAAGGAGTACGCCCCCGACAGCACGCCGGCACCGCAGAGCCAGTCGCCCATACGCCTTGTCGTCATGCAGAATTCGCCGACCTCTGGCCGCTGCGAGCCCAACAACACGTCGGGACACCCGGAGCCACCGACGCCGGACCTGAGCCGGGAGAGAGCGGAACGggagagggagaagaggagTACCCTGGtctga